The sequence below is a genomic window from Longimicrobiales bacterium.
GAGCGCGTCCATCGCGGCATCGTCCTCCGCATACGCGCGGGGCGAGACCCACGTCAGGTACAGCCGCGGAAGCTGCACGCGGTCGTCCAGCACCAGGCGCTGCTGCGCATCGACGGCCGGCGGCGTCGCTTCCAGCGGCGGCACCGGCTCGCCGCGCGGGATGGGACCGAACCACTTCGTGGCGAGCCGCTTCGCCTCGTCCAGGTCGATGTCGCCCACGATCGCGATCGACGCGTTGTTGGGCGCGTAGTACGTGCGGAAGAAGTCGACCACGTCCTGGTACGCAGCCGCAGACAGGTGATCCATGTAGCCGATCACCGGCCAGGAGTACGGGTGCGTCGACGGATAGAGCGCCTCGGTGATCACCTGGCTCGCCAGGCCGTACGGCCGGTTGTCGTAGCTCTGGCGACGCTCGTTCTTCACGACGTCGCGCTGGCCGTCCACGCTCGCCGGCGACATCGCGTCCAGCAGCCAGCCCATCCGGTCACTCTCGATGAACAGCGCCATGTCCAGCGCGTTGCTGGCGAAGCTCTGCATGTAGTTCGTCCGGTCCGGCGACGTCGAGCCGTTCGGCGCACCGCCCACCTCCGCGAACCACTCGTCGATCCTGCCTTCCGGCACGTTCTTCGACCCCTCGAACATGATGTGCTCGAAAAGGTGCGCGAAGCCCGTGCGCCCCGGCCGCTCGTGCGAGGAGCCGACGTGGTACCAGGTGTTGGTCGCGATCGTCGGCGTCGTCGTATCGCGATGGAGGATTACGGTCAGGCCGTTCGGCAGCTCGAACGTCTCGGCCTCGACACTGACCTGCGCACGCGCGGGCAGCGCCAGTGCCAGGACGGCGAGCGCGCTCGAGACGGCACGCGTCGTTCCGGACATGGGGACACTCCTGAAGGGCGACTCTCTGCGTCGGCGGGATTATAGGGCGGCCCGGCGGGTGCGCGATACCTCGGCTGTTTC
It includes:
- a CDS encoding pitrilysin family protein → MSGTTRAVSSALAVLALALPARAQVSVEAETFELPNGLTVILHRDTTTPTIATNTWYHVGSSHERPGRTGFAHLFEHIMFEGSKNVPEGRIDEWFAEVGGAPNGSTSPDRTNYMQSFASNALDMALFIESDRMGWLLDAMSPASVDGQRDVVKNERRQSYDNRPYGLASQVITEALYPSTHPYSWPVIGYMDHLSAAAYQDVVDFFRTYYAPNNASIAIVGDIDLDEAKRLATKWFGPIPRGEPVPPLEATPPAVDAQQRLVLDDRVQLPRLYLTWVSPRAYAEDDAAMDALAQLLTGGKNSRLYQRLVYELQIADDVSAFQRGMRLNGEFRIMATARAGHTLGEIYDVIMEELARVQNANPDARELERIINQNEVAFLERLERVATKADMLNEYLFYTGDPEYFDEDLARYRALTPAAVSAAAREWLRPERAIVLSVVPAGQHELAVPQSTPVPNENLEQSPTARKGAA